A genome region from Syntrophomonadaceae bacterium includes the following:
- the kduD gene encoding 2-dehydro-3-deoxy-D-gluconate 5-dehydrogenase KduD, which produces MILDDFKLTGKVAVVTGASTGLGQAMAVGLAEAGADVVITGNSHALDDTAASIEAVGQKCLALKVDLTNQTCAARIIEQTATHFGRVDILVNNAGSIRRAPAIDFSEKDWDDILNLNAKTVFFLSQAAARQMLKQGEGGKIINIASLLSFQGGILVPSYAASKGAVASLTKALANEWAPLGINVNAIAPGYFITNVTEGIWRDEKRNKSVLERIPAGRWGNPKDLQGAVVFLASQTSNYLHGSTLLVDGGWMGR; this is translated from the coding sequence TTGATTTTGGATGATTTTAAACTTACGGGTAAGGTGGCTGTTGTCACCGGAGCCAGCACCGGGTTAGGACAGGCTATGGCGGTAGGTTTGGCGGAAGCTGGCGCAGATGTTGTGATAACGGGCAATTCCCATGCCCTGGACGATACTGCAGCTTCTATTGAAGCCGTTGGACAGAAATGCTTGGCCCTCAAAGTCGACCTGACCAACCAAACATGTGCGGCAAGGATTATCGAACAGACTGCAACTCATTTTGGCCGGGTGGATATCCTTGTTAATAACGCGGGCAGCATCAGGCGCGCCCCTGCCATAGATTTTAGTGAAAAAGATTGGGATGATATCCTCAACCTTAACGCTAAGACCGTATTCTTTCTGAGCCAGGCGGCGGCCAGACAGATGTTAAAACAGGGCGAAGGGGGAAAAATAATCAATATCGCCTCCCTGCTCTCCTTTCAAGGCGGCATTCTGGTCCCTTCCTATGCCGCCAGCAAAGGAGCCGTAGCTTCCTTAACAAAGGCTTTGGCTAACGAGTGGGCCCCTTTAGGCATTAATGTCAACGCTATCGCCCCCGGCTATTTCATTACAAATGTTACTGAGGGCATCTGGCGAGACGAAAAACGAAACAAGAGCGTCCTGGAGCGCATCCCAGCCGGCCGGTGGGGCAACCCGAAAGACTTGCAGGGGGCGGTGGTCTTCCTGGCTTCCCAAACCTCCAACTATTTGCACGGAAGTACTCTTCTGGTAGACGGAGGTTGGATGGGCAGGTAA